The Candidatus Methylomirabilota bacterium nucleotide sequence ATCGAGGTCGTCGGGATTCACATGCACATCGGCTCTCAGCTCACCAAGGTCACGCCCATCGCCGACGCGCTGGCGCGCGTGGCCGAGCTGATCGAAGGCCTCCGTCAGGACGGGATCACCCTCCGCTACCTCGACGTCGGCGGCGGGCTGGGCATCCGCTACCGCGACGAGAGCCCGCCGGGTCCGACCGACTACGTCCGGGCCCTCAAGCCGCTGCTCGAGCGGCTCGGGCTCACTGTCCTGCTCGAGCCGGGCCGCTCGGTGGTCGGCAACGCCGGGGTGCTCCTCACGCGCGTCCTCTACCGAAAGGCGACCGAGTGCCGCTTCCTCATCGTGGACGCGGCGATGAACGACCTGATCCGCCCGGCCCTCTACAACGCCCACCACGAGATCCGGCCGCTGGCGGAGCCGGCCGCCGGGACGCCCACCGAGGTCGTGGACGTCGTGGGCCCGATCTGCGAGTCGGGAGACTTCCTCGCCAAGGAGCGCCCCCTCCCGCCGGTCGGCGAAGGGGCGCTCCTGGCCATCCTGTCCGCGGGCGCGTATGGCTTCGCCATGGCCTCCAACTACAACGCCCGCCCCCGCGCGGCCGAGGTCCTCGTCCACGGCGACCGCTTCCAGGTGGTGCGGCGGCGCGAGACCTACGAGGACCTGATCGCCGGAGAGAGCACGTGGGCAGGGGCGTTGCCGTGAGGCGGTTACCGATCCGCGGCACGTTCACGCCCGGTCGGGCGGCCCGTGGGACAGCTTTCCGACCGGCGGCTTCGCCGCCGCAACCCCGGGGGGAGGTCTCGGAGGGAGGCACAGCCCCCCTCCGATGCAGCTACGAGGACCTGATTGCCGGAGAGAGCACGTGGACGGGGCCCCTGCCCTAGGGGTCCCCGCAGGAGCGACGCCCGAAGGGCCGCCGCCCCCGGCGCGTCGAGATCAGATGGAGATCGGAGGTTGACGATGCGACGCACGTTCCAGGGCTCGCTGGTCGCCATGGTGACGCCGTTCCGGGACGGAAAGGTCGACGAGACCAAGCTCCGCGAGCTCGTCGAGTTCCACGTCCAGCACGGCACGGACGGACTGGTGCCGTGCGGGACCACGGGCGAGTCGCCCACCCTCGGCCACGAGGAGCACAAGCGCGTCGTCGACATCGTCGTCAAGGCGGCCGGGGGCCGGATCGCGGTCATCGCCGGGACCGGCTCGAACTCGACGGCCGAGGCCATCGACATGACCGTCCACGCGGCCAAGGCCGGCGCCGATGGG carries:
- the lysA gene encoding diaminopimelate decarboxylase yields the protein MDTFTYQDGQLYCEATPLEAIADSVGTPVYVYSAGAILSTYDAYERALSSVPHLCCYAVKANMNLAILALLARAGAGADVVSGGELYRALRAGFEPQRIVFAGVGKTREEIREGLKADVLCFNVESAAELAAVDEVARAEGTRARIAVRVNPDIDPQTHPYISTGLKTSKFGVPHREARDLYRRAAGLPGIEVVGIHMHIGSQLTKVTPIADALARVAELIEGLRQDGITLRYLDVGGGLGIRYRDESPPGPTDYVRALKPLLERLGLTVLLEPGRSVVGNAGVLLTRVLYRKATECRFLIVDAAMNDLIRPALYNAHHEIRPLAEPAAGTPTEVVDVVGPICESGDFLAKERPLPPVGEGALLAILSAGAYGFAMASNYNARPRAAEVLVHGDRFQVVRRRETYEDLIAGESTWAGALP